A genomic segment from Carassius auratus strain Wakin chromosome 25, ASM336829v1, whole genome shotgun sequence encodes:
- the LOC113042894 gene encoding mitochondrial glutamate carrier 1-like gives MADKQISLPAKLINGGVAGLIGVTCVFPIDLAKTRLQNQQNGSRLYTSMSDCLIKTIRSEGYFGMYRGAAVNLTLVTPEKAIKLAANDFFRFHLSKDGQKLTLLREMLAGCGAGTCQVIITTPMEMLKIQLQDAGRIAAQRKLMPQAVTPVEVKSQTAMQLTRQLLKEKGIAGLYKGLGATLLRDVPFSIIYFPLFANLNDLGKRGVEGPAPFYVSFLSGCIAGSTAAVAVNPVDVIKTRLQSLTRGSQEDTYSGVTDCIRKILRNEGPAAFLKGAYCRALVIAPLFGIAQVVYFLGVGELILSYLPKRNN, from the exons ATGGCTGACAAACAGATCAG TTTGCCTGCCAAGCTAATAAACGGCGGTGTGGCAGGACTGATCGGCGTTACCTGCGTGTTTCCCATCGATCTGGCCAAAACCCGCCTTCAGAACCAGCAGAATGGATCTCGCCTCTATACCAGCAT GTCAGACTGCCTTATTAAGACCATCCGCTCAGAAGGATACTTCGGCATGTACAGAG gtgcgGCGGTGAACCTGACTCTCGTCACTCCTGAAAAAGCCATCAAGCTGGCGGCAAATGATTTCTTCAGATTTCACCTCTCTAAGGACGG GCAGAAACTCACTCTACTGCGAGAGATGCTGGCCGGCTGCGGGGCGGGAACAtgtcag GTCATCATTACAACACCAATGGagatgctgaagattcagctgCAAGATGCCGGAAGAATTG cgGCCCAGAGGAAGCTCATGCCTCAGGCTGTGACCCCCGTGGAGGTGAAGTCCCAAACAGCTATGCAACtcaccagacagttactgaaggaAAAGGGCATCGCTGGTCTTTACAAGGGCCTGGGAGCCACGCTGCTCAG GGATGTCCCGTTTTCTATCATTTACTTCCCTCTGTTTGCTAATCTGAATGATCTGGGGAAGAGAGGAGTCGAGGGTCCCGCTCCCTTCTACGTCTCCTTCTTATCGGGCTGCATTGCGGGCAGCACAGCGGCCGTCGCCGTCAACCCTGTAGATG tgataAAGACCAGGCTACAGTCGCTGACACGAGGGAGTCAAGAGGACACTTACAGCGGGGTGACCGACTGCATCAG GAAGATTCTTCGCAACGAAGGTCCCGCCGCTTTCCTGAAGGGGGCGTACTGTCGAGCTCTCGTCATCGCGCCGCTCTTCGGCATCGCTCAGGTGGTTTACTTCCTCGGCGTGGGCGAACTCATCTTGAGCTACCTGCCCAAACGAAACAACTAG